CAAATACGGCGCGTGAGGAGACATAAGTGGCAAAGGCGAAGCGACCCAAAAAACGCGTGGAAGACTGGCACCGGCACTGCCTTCTCCCGGACGGCACCGAGCTGCAGGAGCACAGCATCAAGACCGACCGTAACATCGTGATAGGCGAGTTCTGCCAGATCGATTACGGGCTCCGGGGAGCGGATGTGATCGTCGGTGACTCGACAAAGATCCGGGAATACATATGGGCGGACGGTGACGCCCGGGTAGGCAATTGGTGTGAGATCGGCAGCGACGTGGTCGCAAAACAGGACGCCTATATCGGCGAAGGGGCAAAGATCCTTGGCAAATTAAAAGTCGCCGGGACGCTGGACATAGGGGAACGGGTCGAGATACGGGAAGGCTTTGAAGCGACCGGGGCAATCGAGGTCAGGAACCCGATGCCGGTCATCATGTTCATCCTCATCTATTTCATGACGCTCATGCGGATCCAGCGGGAGGAGGACGTCGACCGGATCCTCGCTGACCTGTTCTCGGATGACGACGAGGAGTTCGAGATGCCGCTCATGATCCCGTCCCGTTCAAAGCTGAACATGAAGCTCTTCTCGGTGCCTTCGACCATGAAGATCGGGAAAGGGTGCCGGCTCCATGGAAATATCCGGGCGGGCTCGATCGACGTCCAGCCGGACACCGTGATCTTCGGGAGCCTCCGGGCAAAGAGAGGGGTCACGGTTACCAGCGGGGTGGAGGTTCACGGGAACGTGGAAAGTGGCGACGAGGTGTACGTGAAAAAGGGCGCCCATATACTCGGGGATGTTATTGCAAAGACCATCCGGCTCCATGAGGACGCGAGGATTGACGGGACTATTCAGGCCCCCCACGGGCTCCATATCGAGCGGGACTCATGAGAGCGGATGAGATTCTCGGGGTCGGGGCGGTCCGGTTCATCGAGCCGTCATTTGCCGATCTGACCGACAGCCATTTTACTTCGGTGCTTGCTTCGTTCCCGGGTGACCAGGCGCGCCTGCTGATAGATGAACAGGAGGACCCGCTCGCCTTAGCGTTCCATAATGACGGGGTATGGAATGTGGGAACGTTCCTCTGCCGGAAACCTTCCGCGGCTGCTATCGAGCGCTTCGAAGAGGTCAATGGCGAGATCTACCAGGAAGACCGCGTAGTCTGGGCGGCGGCGGTCAGGGAATATTTCAGCAGGGATATCGCCGATAATGTCACTCCGGCTCTGGACGACCTCAATAAAGACCGGCCTGCAATCATCGAAGATCTTGTCATGAAGTTCTGGAGCAGCGGGGCAGGGGAGACCTGTCTTGACTTCTGCTGCGGTTCTGGCGTCGGTTCACAGGTCCTGCGAAATCTGGGGTATTCACTGCTGTCCTGCGACAACGACCCCTCCCTGATCTCCCTTGGGCTCTCCACGCAAAGGCTGCTGCCGGAAGAGACGATCTGTATCAATGCGACCATCGCTTCAGATTACCTTGACCCTGTACCGCGTGGCATCGGCATCATGATGGGAGATATCAACCTGTTATCACAGGAACTCTGGCAACAGCTTGTCTCTGAATTGTTCTCGCTCACGGAGGAGACGCTGATCACGGTAGGCACAGAGCCCGAAGCAGAACTGATCAGGAGATGGGGAGAGGAACAGGAACGCACCGTTGAGGTTCATGAGAACCCAAAAGATCCGATCTATGACCGGTGGGTGTGTATCGCACAGAGAGAATAAAGGTTTTCTTGAGATCTAAAAGTGTCTCCTGTTTTAATTGAGTATCATTAATTTTCCATCACTCATTATTCAACCTAAACCCCGCCCCTGTAAACGTCATCGGGATTGTCTGGATATACTGACAGTATTGGTCCGGAAAGACTTCTTTAAAACAGAAGATACAAGGATTTTCAAGGGGGGGGAATTATCAAAAATACACTTCCTTTGATCTGATTGGATCCCCCCGGTTCGATTCCCACAACGATTCAATTATTAATGCCGCCCTTTTTTACTCCTTCCCCGGTGAACGGCCGGGTTATGGCGGGGGGGTTGCGCAGGTCTCCTGTCCCGGTTCCGTTTGTCCTGCTGTTCCGGTTTCTGTCCGGCGTCCTCCGCCTCGACACAGTTGAGTTCCGCAATGATCTCCAGCGGGTCGTCCATCTTCTCTGAAAGTTTCACCACCCGCAGCAGCCGGTTAATCCCGATGAAATGCTCCGCCATGACGCGGGCGAGCGGCATGAGTTCGATCGTCCCTTTCTCCGTCCGTTTCACTAACCGGTGGGAGACGAGCTCGGGCAGCACCGGTTCCATCGTCCCGACCATCATCGTGTTGATGCGCTCAAGTTCCGCCTCGTTCCCGTTGCAGACCACGGCATTTGCGACATACTCTTCCGAGCTGCCTTCCTCGTCATGCTCGGGTGCGACCTCTTCCATTACGCCTTTTAAGAGCCGCATCGCTATCTCTTCTTCGGTGAAATTGCTCTCCCGCGAGTAACTGCCCCCGGGCTCGGCAAGGATCACGACCCTGCCCAGATCGTGGAAATCGGGCCGCCCTGCCCGGCCCCCCATCTGGTTGAACTCCTGCACCGAGAGCCATTCCCTCCCCATTGCAAGGGAGTCAAAGATCACCTGTGAAGCGGGGAAATCGACACCTGCACCGAGTGCCGCTGTTGTCACAACTGCCATCAGCTTACCCTGCGCGAATTTTGTTTCCACGTCCCGGCGCTCCTGAGACGTGAGCCCGGCATGGTACGCCGCAGCCCGCATCCCTAGCGCCTCGGCAATCGTGTGGCAGCGTGCCCGTGCATTGGTGAAGATGATGCTCTGCCCACGGTAACCCTTGGACGAGGTTCGCTTGTACTCGTCGGTCGTCAGGTGCTTGATCGTCGGGATCTTCTGCTTCCGCTCCACAAAGAGAAGGTACCGCTCCAGCCCGACCGGACGGGCATCATACCGGACCAGCGTGCAGTTGAGCTTTTTCGCAAGGAGGTTCGGGAGCCCGATTGTTGCAGAGAGATAAAGGAACTGTGCCTGCGGGCAAAGGTACTTGAGCCGGGCGATCATCCCATCGAGCCGGTGTCCCCGTTCCGGGTCCTCGAGCATCTGGACCTCATCAATTACAACCGTCCCGATGTTCTTCATTTTCTGCCCGCACCGTATCATGTGGTCGACACCTTCGTAAGTCCCGACAACGATCGGGGATTCAGGGTTCCGGTCACCGACTTTGCGGGTCTCGGGAAGGTTGAGCCGGCTCACGCCCGTGAGAAGACCGCACCGTGCAAATGCACTGTACCGTTCAAAAAAGCGCTCGTATTTCTGGTTGGCAAGCGCGACGAGCGGCACAAGGAACAGCATCCTCCCCCTCCCTTCAAGGTAATTTTTCACTCCGGCCATCTCGCCGATGAACGTCTTGCCGCTTGCAGTTGCGGCCACGACCAGCAGGTCCTTTCCATACAAAAGCCCCGCTTCAACGGCAAGCTGCTGGGCCGGCATAAGCGCCCCGACACCGGATGCCTGCACGAATTGGCCGGGTAGGGGGAGCTCGGTGATGCCCTGTGTCGCGAGCGCCGGATGGGGTTCGAGCCGGTCAAAGAGCGTCTGCGCAAACGAAAGCGTATCCGGTTGCAGCGTGGCGAGCACCCGGTCCAGGTTCCGGAACTCATCGAGCAGCACTTCGAGGTGGGCGATCGCATCCCTGCCCAGCCGTCCGACCTGCGTCGCTTCCCTGCGCAGTTCCCGCCGTGCGCAGTCCATGCAGATCCGCTCCCCCTTCCCGAAAATCACCGACGTCTGGTCATCGAGCAGGGTGAACCGCTCATCCATGAGGCACATCCGGCAGGCATACGCCCTTCCCGCAACTATCTGGAAGCCGGAGAGAAACGCTTCGAACGGGGGATCGGGCTTTGTCAGCTGCACCTCGCCCTGCCGGAGCTGGGCGATCAGGTCTTTTGAAGGGGTATGCTTGAACTCTTTTTTCCCGCCCCAGCGGAGCCGGTACCGGGTCGGCCGGGGTCCTTTTGGCGTTTCGGAAAGTTCGCAGATGCCGGCTCCGCAGACGTGCTTCCCGTCATAAAAAAGGATACGGTAACTGCCCTTGGCGGGCTGGACGATGATCTTCATGGAGCGATCAGGTCATGGATCGTGTAGCCGAGCTCCACGCTCTCCAGCCGTTTTAAAAAGTCGGTAAACTCTTCATCGACGATCACGATCACGCACTCGAGCCCATGAAACGCTGCCTCGATCACACCCTCCCGTGCACCAAAGAACATGTCCGGTTTCTGCCCTGCTGCCCGTAGCGCAATGTACGCTTCGACGCCGACAGCGGCAACCACATCTGCCCCCTTGAGGACTTCTGAGAGACGCTTCCGGTTCACCTTGCGCGAACCCCCGTGCTGGATCCGTGGCACCTTGCAGACCCGTATGCTGCCCTCCCGGTGCTCGATGATACCATTGAGACGGGCGACACCCACGTCCGAGTCCTTCTTTGCATCCATTACCACGGTGCCTGTCGCGGCGTGTTTTTTCTTGCCGGCATAGAGCCACCCGCCCTTCATGTAAACTCCAACCTCATCGCCTTCAGAAAGGTCTTCGGCAGCGATCGCCGCCCAGACCGCGACCTGCTGGATGATATCGCGCCGGATATGGCGGGCATATGCTTCAAGGGACTCAGCATTGGCAAGGATCCATTCCACCCCGGATTTTGTCACCTCGTAATTGCCCCTGCCGCTTGCTGCGACCATTCCTTCCTCGACGAGTTCGCGGATGTACTCCGAGATCGCCTGCGGCGTGACGCCGAGTTTTCCTGCGATCTCCTGCTGCCTGACCGCCGGCTGGTGTTCGGCAATCTCGACTAAAATCTGGAGGCGGGTGACCTCCCGTTTGCTGCGCAGAATCGTATAAAGGGGGTCTTTAGCGCCCGGAATCAAGCCGCACCAGTCCCTGCCCCTTCACATCGAGATGGGGGATACGTTTTGCGAGCCCTTTGATAAATACCGGGCTGACTGCGAATTTGCGGGAAAGGTCGTTGATGGATGTCAGCCCTCCGCCCATCTGGTCTTCGATCTGCTCGACCACGGCGCGGAGGTTTTCGTCATTGGAAAGGGAGATGTAAAGGATATCAGAGAGGTCCTGCAGGTTGCACTGGAAGTTCGCCCTGAACTTGTTATAGGTCGCCCGGTACTCCTTGATCGGTTTCTCGCCCCGCTTTGGCATGCGCCACTGTTCCTCGACAAGGTTTCCTTTTTTGAGGATCTGGAGGCAGACCGGAATGGAGTCAGAGTCGATCTGGGAGGTGAGTTCTTCTTCGGTCATCCATGATTTGCTCAGGAGTTCGTAGACCTTTTTAAACGAGGGGTCATTGAACGTCATGAGGAGCGGAACAAGTTCCACGGGATCGTTTACTATCCTGATATGGCCCGGCACTGATAAAACCCTACACATATATCGCCGCTTAAAATCAATAAGGTTTTGTGGCACACGATGCGTAAAAAGGGCAGGGTCTTGGTCAGGGGGATCGTGCAGGGCGTCGGTTTCCGCCCGTTTGTCTATGCAAAAGCACATGAGATGAAAATTTCCGGTACGGTAAAAAATCTCGGGAGCGAAGTGGAGATCCTTGCTGCCGGCGACCGGTTTGAGGATTTTGTCTCTGCAATTACGCAGGGCCCGCCGCTTGCACGGATCGATTCGGTGCAGGTATTTGATTTCCAGGAGCCGATCGGGAAGGGGTTTGGGATCCTCCCGAGCGCCAGCGGGGCGATGACTGGCATGATCCCGCCGGACGTCGCGATCTGTGACGCCTGCATCACTGATATCTTCCGGAAAGGAAGCAGGTACGAAAATTACTGGGCAACCTCGTGCGTGAACTGCGGTCCGCGGTACAGCATCATCGAACAGCTCCCGTATGACCGCGAGCGCACGTCCATGTCAGCCTTTCAGGTATGTCCCGCATGTGCGGCAGAATACAACGACCCGCAGTGCCGGCGCCACCATGCGCAGACCATCGCCTGCAATGAATGCGGGCCTCACATCACCCTGTTCGATGCGCAGGGCAGGCGCATGGACTGCTGCGACCCGGTCACGGAAACGGCTGCACTGCTCGATGCCGGGAGGATCGTGGGTGTGCGGGGGATGGGGGGGTTCCACATTGCCTGCATTGAGGAGTCCGCCGATGAGCTGAAGCGCAGGCTGGGGAGGATCGAGCAGCCATTTGCCATAATGGTCCGCCCGGATGCCATCGACAGGATCGCGCATGTGTCGGCAGACGAACGGGCGCTCCTGTACAGCCCGGTGCACCCCATCGTGGTGCTCACCAAAAACGACCCGCTCGCACACGCCTCGATCAGCAACCTCCATACCATCGGCTGCATGCTCCCGTATACCGGGCTCCACCACCTGCTGTTCGCAAAGATTACCCATCCCCTCCTGATCATGACGAGCGCGAACATGCCCGGCTACCCGATGATCACCTCTATTGACCATGCGATGGGCCGGCTCTCCCGCGATGTTGACTTCTTCCTCTCGCACAACCGAACGATTGTGAACCGGTGCGACGACTCGGTAATGCGGGACGGTTACATCATCCGGCTCTCCCGGGGGATTGCCCCGAAGCGTACGGCGATCGACCTCGGCAAACGCTGCATCCTCGGAGTCGGTCCGGAACTGAACGCGAATGCAACCGTATACCGTGACGGGTTTGCCGTCACCTCGCCCCACGTGGGCAATGTCCGCAATCCCTCCACCCTCGATTACCTGAAAGAGACCGTTGGACGCCTCCGCCGGCTGCTGGGTGCGGACTTTGAGGTCGTCGCCCATGACCTTCACCCCCAGTTCCTCTCAACGCGCTTTGCACAGGATCTTGCAGATGAGGTGAAGGTGGAGCGGGTCCCGGTACAGCACCACCGTGCCCATATTGCTGCAACGACTACAAAACCCTGTATCGGGATTGCAATCGACGGTGTTGGGTACGGCGATGACGGTACGGTGTGGGGCGGAGAGGTCTTCTGCGGGCAGGTGCCCGATTTCAGGCGCGTAGCGCACCTCGCACCGGTGGGGATGCCTGGCGGCGACCTCGCGACCCGGTTTCCCGAACGGATGTTGTATGGCATCCTCCCCGAAGAAGAAGTCCTTGGCCTGCTCGCGTCCCGCGGCTGGTCCGGAATTGAACTCGGGGTGCTTAAAAAACAGGTCGCATCGGGTTTCAACATGGCAACAACGAGCAGCACCGGGAGGGTGCTTGACGCGGCATCGGCACTGCTGGGCATCTGCCGTGAGAGGACCTATGACGGGGAACCTGCAATGAAACTTGAGTCTGCCGCAGCGGGCGGGCGGCCGGAAGCATGGGACCTTGTGTTTTCAGATGCCGGGGGTGTTGAGATGCTGTCGACGCGTGCGCTGATGGAGTCTGCCTTTGCGCGGCTGCAGGACGCCCGCGCAGGCGACCGGCGTGCGGTTTTCAACATCGCCGCTTCGTTCCAGTATAACCTCTCCCGCGGCATCGCCGTCCTCGCGATCAATGCAGCGCAGAAAGCCGGCATAAAAACGGTTGCTCTCAGCGGCGGTGTTGCGTATAACCACATGATCCGCGAGACGATCAGAAAGGAGATTGCCGGCAGTTCTCTTGAATGCCTCTTAAACCCC
Above is a genomic segment from Methanoregula sp. containing:
- a CDS encoding polymer-forming cytoskeletal protein — protein: MAKAKRPKKRVEDWHRHCLLPDGTELQEHSIKTDRNIVIGEFCQIDYGLRGADVIVGDSTKIREYIWADGDARVGNWCEIGSDVVAKQDAYIGEGAKILGKLKVAGTLDIGERVEIREGFEATGAIEVRNPMPVIMFILIYFMTLMRIQREEDVDRILADLFSDDDEEFEMPLMIPSRSKLNMKLFSVPSTMKIGKGCRLHGNIRAGSIDVQPDTVIFGSLRAKRGVTVTSGVEVHGNVESGDEVYVKKGAHILGDVIAKTIRLHEDARIDGTIQAPHGLHIERDS
- a CDS encoding DEAD/DEAH box helicase, with protein sequence MKIIVQPAKGSYRILFYDGKHVCGAGICELSETPKGPRPTRYRLRWGGKKEFKHTPSKDLIAQLRQGEVQLTKPDPPFEAFLSGFQIVAGRAYACRMCLMDERFTLLDDQTSVIFGKGERICMDCARRELRREATQVGRLGRDAIAHLEVLLDEFRNLDRVLATLQPDTLSFAQTLFDRLEPHPALATQGITELPLPGQFVQASGVGALMPAQQLAVEAGLLYGKDLLVVAATASGKTFIGEMAGVKNYLEGRGRMLFLVPLVALANQKYERFFERYSAFARCGLLTGVSRLNLPETRKVGDRNPESPIVVGTYEGVDHMIRCGQKMKNIGTVVIDEVQMLEDPERGHRLDGMIARLKYLCPQAQFLYLSATIGLPNLLAKKLNCTLVRYDARPVGLERYLLFVERKQKIPTIKHLTTDEYKRTSSKGYRGQSIIFTNARARCHTIAEALGMRAAAYHAGLTSQERRDVETKFAQGKLMAVVTTAALGAGVDFPASQVIFDSLAMGREWLSVQEFNQMGGRAGRPDFHDLGRVVILAEPGGSYSRESNFTEEEIAMRLLKGVMEEVAPEHDEEGSSEEYVANAVVCNGNEAELERINTMMVGTMEPVLPELVSHRLVKRTEKGTIELMPLARVMAEHFIGINRLLRVVKLSEKMDDPLEIIAELNCVEAEDAGQKPEQQDKRNRDRRPAQPPRHNPAVHRGRSKKGRH
- a CDS encoding winged helix-turn-helix transcriptional regulator; protein product: MIPGAKDPLYTILRSKREVTRLQILVEIAEHQPAVRQQEIAGKLGVTPQAISEYIRELVEEGMVAASGRGNYEVTKSGVEWILANAESLEAYARHIRRDIIQQVAVWAAIAAEDLSEGDEVGVYMKGGWLYAGKKKHAATGTVVMDAKKDSDVGVARLNGIIEHREGSIRVCKVPRIQHGGSRKVNRKRLSEVLKGADVVAAVGVEAYIALRAAGQKPDMFFGAREGVIEAAFHGLECVIVIVDEEFTDFLKRLESVELGYTIHDLIAP
- a CDS encoding ArsR family transcriptional regulator; the encoded protein is MPGHIRIVNDPVELVPLLMTFNDPSFKKVYELLSKSWMTEEELTSQIDSDSIPVCLQILKKGNLVEEQWRMPKRGEKPIKEYRATYNKFRANFQCNLQDLSDILYISLSNDENLRAVVEQIEDQMGGGLTSINDLSRKFAVSPVFIKGLAKRIPHLDVKGQGLVRLDSGR
- the hypF gene encoding carbamoyltransferase HypF, producing MRKKGRVLVRGIVQGVGFRPFVYAKAHEMKISGTVKNLGSEVEILAAGDRFEDFVSAITQGPPLARIDSVQVFDFQEPIGKGFGILPSASGAMTGMIPPDVAICDACITDIFRKGSRYENYWATSCVNCGPRYSIIEQLPYDRERTSMSAFQVCPACAAEYNDPQCRRHHAQTIACNECGPHITLFDAQGRRMDCCDPVTETAALLDAGRIVGVRGMGGFHIACIEESADELKRRLGRIEQPFAIMVRPDAIDRIAHVSADERALLYSPVHPIVVLTKNDPLAHASISNLHTIGCMLPYTGLHHLLFAKITHPLLIMTSANMPGYPMITSIDHAMGRLSRDVDFFLSHNRTIVNRCDDSVMRDGYIIRLSRGIAPKRTAIDLGKRCILGVGPELNANATVYRDGFAVTSPHVGNVRNPSTLDYLKETVGRLRRLLGADFEVVAHDLHPQFLSTRFAQDLADEVKVERVPVQHHRAHIAATTTKPCIGIAIDGVGYGDDGTVWGGEVFCGQVPDFRRVAHLAPVGMPGGDLATRFPERMLYGILPEEEVLGLLASRGWSGIELGVLKKQVASGFNMATTSSTGRVLDAASALLGICRERTYDGEPAMKLESAAAGGRPEAWDLVFSDAGGVEMLSTRALMESAFARLQDARAGDRRAVFNIAASFQYNLSRGIAVLAINAAQKAGIKTVALSGGVAYNHMIRETIRKEIAGSSLECLLNPDYPLGDGCVSFGQCVYAGAVQRQRA